TGGAATTGGAGAATGGCATTCTCGTACTTCCTCTCGCCGTACCAGCCCTCGCCGATCCAGTACATGGCGTTGACCGACAGCTCGTGCTGCGGGTAACGCTGCAGAAACTCCTGCAGCCGCTGCCGGCCGCCTGCGAAGTCCCCCTTCTTCTGGATCAGCTCCAGTCCGCGCTCGTAGAGGGCCTCGGGCGTTTCCGCCGGGGGCGCCGGCGCCGGTTGGGTCTTGGCCTGCTCCGCCAGCCTGGCCAGCCGGTCCTCCAGCGCCGTCACCTTGAGGGAGAGGTCGTCCCGCACCAGGGAGAGATCACCCCCCAATTGGGCTCGCTCCCGCGTCATGTCCTCAAATCGACCCTGGACCGACTGGAATTCGACCCGCAGGGTGTCGAGCCCCGCCTGCAGATCGGCTTGCTGCCGGGTGAGGAGATCGAGGCGTTCCCTGCCTTGCCGATCATCCTTCATGCTGACTACGTTGCGTTCAAGTTCGGCCAGCCGCCGCTTCATCTCCTGCAGGTCGCTCTCCATACGCAGCTCCCGCTGCGTTGGAATACAACCGGCGACCACTCCCAGCAGGACCAGAACTATTCCCGTTGTCTTCCATCTGTTCAAGACGCGCCTACCTCCCGCAGACCAACCCATTACTTGACAACCTTGAATTCGGCCCGGCGGTTCTGGGCCCAGGCCGTTTCGCCCTTGCCCGGAGCGAGGGGGCGCTCTTCGCCGTAGGAGACGGTCGACAGACGGCCGGCAGCGATGCCGAGGGAAACCAGATAGTTCTGCGCGGCCAGAGCTCGCCGCTCACCGAGGGCGAGGTTGTACTCGTCGGAGCCGCGCTCGTCGCAATGCCCCTCGACGATCACCCTGGCCCCGGGGTTGGCCTTCATCCAGGCGGCATTGCCGGCCAGAACTTCACGCGCCTGGTCGCTGAGGGTGTACTGATCGTAGGCGAAATTGATCCGTTGCAGGCCGGCAACGGCGACCATCTCGGGAGCGACCGGCATCTCCGCTACCGCCTGCTCCTGGAGCCCCGGCACCGGCTGGGGCGGCATTTCGGAAACCATCGGCTGTTCGTATGCCGGCGGCGGCGGCGCAGGAGCGGGAGCGACCACCTCGGGAGCCGGTTTCTTGGCGCAGCCGGCAGCCAGCAGGGCCGCCATGGCAATCGTCACCATCAGTCTCAGGATGTTGTTTTTTTTCATTGTTCCTCTCCTTTTCTGGTCTTCAGGTTGGCGAATCAATGGAATGCTCACAACCCTGTGCGCCAGGGTCAACGTGCCCTCTCCTTGAAACGATAAAATAGGCTAAATTATACAAAGGCCTTCGGGAAAAACAACCCTTTACCAGCGGCCGGACCAGGCCGGGTGGCTGCTGGCCCCCCCGGCGGGCGAGATGCGCCGGCCGCCGGTGCCGTCGGCCCGCATGAGGTAGATCGCCTTGGCGCCCCCCTGGTCGGAGGAGTAGACGAGAAACCGGCCGTCCGGACTCCAGCGGGGGTGTTCCTTGCTCCCCGGGCCGAAGGTCAGGCGCCGCTCGTCGCTGCCGTCGGGCCGGATGGTGTATATATCGAACCGCCCCTCCTCCAGACGGGAGAAGGCAATGCGGTCCCCCTTCGGGCTCCAGGCGGGAGTGGCGTTGTACTTGCCGGCTTCAGTCAGGCGCCGCACCTTGCCCCCGATCACATCCATGATGAAGACGTGGGGATTGCCCTGGCGATCGGAGACGAAGGCGATCGCATCCCCCCGCGGGCTCCAGCTGGCGTCGACGTCGATACCCCAGTCGTTGGTCAATCGCTTGTGCAGCGTGCCGTCGGTGCCGATCAGGTAGATTTCCGAATTGCCGTCCTGGGAGAGGGTGAGCGCGATTTCCCGGCCGTCCGGGCGGTAGCGGCCGGCGATGTTGAGCCCCTTGCGATGGGAGATGCGCGCCTCGCGGCCGGAATTGATCTCCTTGCGGTAGAGGTCGGGAAACCCCGCCCGGTAGGAGGTGAAGATCAGTTCCTTGCCGACGGGCGAAAAATCAGGATTGAGGACGATGGAGCGATGGTCGGTGACGCGGGTCGACTGGTGCCCGTCCACCTCCATCAAGTAGAGCTCCTTGTGGCCGGTCTGGTTGGAGATGTAGGCGATGCGGGAGCTGAAAGGCCCCGCCTCGCCGGTCAGGCTCTTCAGCACTTCGTCGGCGAAGGCATGGGCCATGCGCCGCGCATCGCTCGTCTTGCCGAGATAGCGCCGGCCGGTGAGCAGGCGCCGGCCGGTCGTATCGAAAAGGCGTGCCTCGAGGGTGAGCTGATCACCCTTGAGCGTATAGGCCCCCTTGATTACCGCCTCGGCGCCGAGCAGCCGCCACTGGCCAAAGTCGACCTGGGTGCTGTTGAGGCCGGGCTTTTGGGCATCGGAGAGGAAGGCGGCCGGGTCGATCAGGCGGAAGAGGCCGGAGAGGTCGAGGTCGGACTGCAGCACCGCGGCGACCTCGGCGGCGATTTCCGGACGCACCGCCCCGTCGAGGGGGAGGAAGCGGGTCACCGCCAGCGGGATGGCCTGCTGGCCCGG
This genomic window from Desulfuromonadales bacterium contains:
- the pal gene encoding peptidoglycan-associated lipoprotein Pal encodes the protein MKKNNILRLMVTIAMAALLAAGCAKKPAPEVVAPAPAPPPPAYEQPMVSEMPPQPVPGLQEQAVAEMPVAPEMVAVAGLQRINFAYDQYTLSDQAREVLAGNAAWMKANPGARVIVEGHCDERGSDEYNLALGERRALAAQNYLVSLGIAAGRLSTVSYGEERPLAPGKGETAWAQNRRAEFKVVK
- the tolB gene encoding Tol-Pal system beta propeller repeat protein TolB, giving the protein MIRSLLFTLIGLALFSGSALAQIEITAPGQQAIPLAVTRFLPLDGAVRPEIAAEVAAVLQSDLDLSGLFRLIDPAAFLSDAQKPGLNSTQVDFGQWRLLGAEAVIKGAYTLKGDQLTLEARLFDTTGRRLLTGRRYLGKTSDARRMAHAFADEVLKSLTGEAGPFSSRIAYISNQTGHKELYLMEVDGHQSTRVTDHRSIVLNPDFSPVGKELIFTSYRAGFPDLYRKEINSGREARISHRKGLNIAGRYRPDGREIALTLSQDGNSEIYLIGTDGTLHKRLTNDWGIDVDASWSPRGDAIAFVSDRQGNPHVFIMDVIGGKVRRLTEAGKYNATPAWSPKGDRIAFSRLEEGRFDIYTIRPDGSDERRLTFGPGSKEHPRWSPDGRFLVYSSDQGGAKAIYLMRADGTGGRRISPAGGASSHPAWSGRW